A stretch of Prunus dulcis chromosome 6, ALMONDv2, whole genome shotgun sequence DNA encodes these proteins:
- the LOC117633169 gene encoding zinc finger CCCH domain-containing protein 11-like — protein sequence MPPKQQSKADLAKKQKIVEDKTFGLKNKNKSKNVQKYVQTLKQSVQPQSDPSKTAAKKKKEEDKAKDKELNELFKVAVSQPKVPVGVDPKSMLCEFYKAGQCAKGFKCKFSHDLNVQRKGEKIDIYSDKRDHDTMEEWDQETLEKVVESKKNEYQQNKPTDIVCKYFLEAVEKKQYGWFWVCPNGGKNCHYRHALPPGYVLKSQMKALLEEEAEKIPIEEEIENQRAKVTTSTPMTTELFMQWKKKKMAERDAGLAAQMAERAKNDRMSGRELFLSDSSLFVDDVEAHEKYQRDQEPPVAEQKVSANSNRDRPSDSATAGGGAKVTNDDDDDELDIDELNELEASLSKVTIQEPDTAA from the exons ATGCCGCCGAAGCAGCAATCGAAGGCCGATTTGGCGAAGAAGCAGAAGATCGTAGAGGACAAGACCTTCGGGctcaagaacaagaacaaaagcaaGAATGTCCAGAAGTACGTTCAGACCCTCAAGCAGTCCGTCCAGCCCCAATCCGATCCTTCTAAGACCGCTGCTAAG aaaaagaaggaagaagataaGGCTAAGGACAAGGAGCTGAATGAATTATTTAAGGTTGCTGTTAGTCAACCAAAAGTACCAGTTG GTGTTGATCCCAAGTCTATGCTATGCGAGTTTTATAAAGCGGGGCAGTGTGCAAAAGGTTTCAAGTGCAAGTTCTCCCATGATTTGAATGTTCAGAGGAAAGGAGAAAAGATTGATATTTACAGTGATAAACGTGATCACG aCACGATGGAGGAATGGGATCAAGAGACTTTGGAGAAGGTGGTGgaatcaaagaaaaatgaataCCAGCAGAACAAACCGACTGATATT GTTTGTAAATATTTTCTGGAAGCAGTGGAGAAGAAACAATATGGTTGGTTTTGGGTCTGCCCCAATGGTGGTAAAAATTGCCATTACAGACATGCTCTTCCTCCAGGATATGTTTTAAAGTCTCAGATGAAGGCTCTATTAGAGGAAGAGGCTGAAAAAATACCGATTGAGGAGGAGATCGAAAATCAG CGTGCTAAAGTGACGACTTCAACTCCTATGACTACTGAGTTGTTCATgcaatggaagaagaaaaagatggcAGAAAGAGATGCCGGTTTGGCGGCACAAATGGCAGAGCGGGCTAAAAATGACCGTATGAG TGGCCGTGAGCTATTTTTGTCAGATTCTAGCCTATTTGTGGACGATGTTGAGGCACATGAGAAGTACCAAAGAGATCAAGAACCTCCAGTTGCTGAACAGAAG GTCAGTGCCAATTCTAACAGAGATAGGCCAAGTGACTCAGCAACTGCTGGCGGTGGTGCCAAAGTTAccaatgatgatgatgacgacgAACTGGACATAGATGAGTTAAACGAGTTAGAAGCAAGCTTATCTAAGGTAACAATTCAGGAGCCGGACACTGCTGCTTAA
- the LOC117632358 gene encoding pentatricopeptide repeat-containing protein At5g02830, chloroplastic, producing MREFIILGYSASSSSSIATLPNPHGSNHSTKPYKDKPLSLPKLSPSKSSPPISTLHSRPPPLFAVRWDPTKTHLSYFADLASKLARDGKFQDFAMVVESVVLSGVRGSEFTAALKLELVAKGISGLLKEGNVRSVVEVLGKVNELGVPPLKLFDGYAMELLGRQCSRLLKCKQVQELVELMEALAGYRFPIKELLEPSEVIKLCVDKCFPKLAIRYACIFPHAHILFCNIIYEFGKRKALEPALVAYEASKENLNGSNMYVYRTIIDVCGLCKDYMKSRYIYEDLLKQKVTPNIYVFNSLMNVNAHDLNYTFHVYKSMQNLGVRADMACYNILLKACCLAGRVDLAQDIYSEVQHLESTGVLKLDVFTYSTIVKVFADAKLWHMALNVKEDMLSAGVTPNTVTWSSLISACANAGIVEKAIQLFEEMLLAGSEPNSQCFNILLHACVEANQYDRAFRLFQSLKSTKVQETFGKKYKGLSFKPTTTTYNTLMKACGTDYYHAKALLDEMRAVGLYPNQISWSILADICGGSGNVEGALQILKNMRAAGMKPDVVAYTTAIKVCVENENLDLALSLFGEMKKYQIHPNLVTYNTLLRARSRYGSVSEVQQCLAIYQDMRKAGYKSNDYYLEQLIEEWCEGVIQGSNAKQEEFSSCNKTDIGRPGSLLLEKVAEHLQTHIAETLAVDLQGLTKVEARIVVLAVLRMIKENYTLGHSVKDDMLIVVGEVDGGSTTQNLEVKDAITKLLQDELGLKVLAAGAKVGLDTTIEPGNTTDSDQDLDEMSGRDELPAELIYSTRRPVALERLKVTRGSLQHWLRRRSAPRR from the exons ATGAGAGAGTTCATCATCCTTGGCTactctgcttcttcttcatcttccatTGCCACTCTTCCAAATCCCCACGGCAGCAACCACTCCACCAAACCCTACAAAGACAAACCCTTATCACTTCCCAAGCTATCTCCCTCCAAATCCTCTCCTCCAATCTCCACCCTCCATTCCCGCCCCCCTCCCCTCTTCGCCGTCCGATGGGACCCCACCAAAACGCACCTCAGCTACTTCGCTGACCTCGCCTCCAAGCTCGCCAGAGACGGCAAGTTCCAAGATTTCGCAATGGTTGTCGAAAGCGTCGTGCTTTCGGGTGTCCGAGGCTCCGAGTTCACAGCGGCGCTCAAGCTTGAGCTTGTGGCGAAGGGCATTTCGGGGCTTTTGAAAGAGGGAAATGTCCGGAGTGTCGTTGAGGTGTTGGGGAAAGTTAACGAGCTTGGGGTTCCGCCATTGAAGCTGTTTGATGGGTACGCTATGGAGTTGCTGGGAAGGCAGTGTAGCCGGCTTTTGAAATGTAAGCAAGTGCAGGAACTTGTTGAGCTCATGGAGGCTCTTGCAG GTTATCGTTTCCCAATCAAAGAACTGCTGGAGCCATCTGAAGTTATCAAACTTTGTGTTGATAAATGTTTCCCAAAATTGGCCATAAG GTATGCTTGTATTTTTCCACATGCGCATATATTATTCTGTAACATTATATATGAATTTGGAAAGAGAAAGGCGTTGGAGCCTGCTTTGGTAGCATATGAAGCATCCAAGGAAAATTTGAATGGTTCAAATATGTATGTTTACCGTACAATAATTGATGTATGTGGTCTCTGCAAAGACTACATGAAATCTAGGTACATCTATGAG GACTTGCTCAAACAGAAGGTTACCCCGaatatttatgttttcaaCAGTCTCATGAATGTGAACGCACATGACTTGAACTACACATTTCATGTATACAAGAGTATGCAA AATCTTGGTGTCAGAGCAGATATGGCATGCTATAATATCCTTTTGAAGGCATGCTGTCTTGCTGGACGAGTTGATTTGGCACAAGATATTTACAGCGAAGTCCAGCATTTGGAATCAACAGGAGTGTTGAAATTGGATGTCTTCACATACAGCACTATTGTAAAG GTCTTTGCAGATGCAAAATTGTGGCACATGGCTCTAAACGTCAAAGAAGACATGCTATCAGCAGGTGTTACGCCTAATACAGTTACATGGTCGTCATTGATCAGTGCCTGTGCAAATGCAGGTATTGTTGAGAAGGCAATCCAATTGTTTGAAGAGATGCTTCTGGCTGGCTCTGAACCTAATTCACAGTGTTTTAACATCCTTCTACATGCTTGTGTTGAGGCTAACCAGTATGATAGGGCTTTTCGCCTTTTCCAGTCTTTGAAGAGCACAAAAGTCCAGGAGACTTTTGGCAAAAAGTACAAAG GGCTTTCTTTTAAACCCACAACTACAACGTACAATACTTTGATGAAGGCCTGTGGTACTGACTACTACCATGCAAAGGCATTATTGGATGAGATGAGAGCAGTAGGTCTTTATCCTAATCAAATAAGCTGGTCAATTTTGGCTGATATCTGTGGAGGCTCAGGAAATGTTGAGGGTGCCTTGCAG ATTCTGAAAAATATGCGTGCAGCTGGGATGAAACCTGATGTTGTTGCATATACAACAGCTATCAAG GTCTgtgtggaaaatgaaaatttggatcTAGCATTGTCACTGTTTGgagaaatgaaaaagtatCAGATACACCCAAATTTG gtGACATATAATACACTTCTGAGGGCTCGCAGCAGATATGGTTCTGTAAGCGAAGTACAACAATGCCTGGCTATATACCAGGATATGCGGAAAGCAGG TTACAAATCTAATGATTATTACCTCGAGCAACTGATTGAGGAGTGGTGTGAAGGAGTTATACAAGGCAGCAACGCCAAACAAGAAGAGTTTAGTTCATGCAACAAAACTGACATCGGGAGACCCGGAAGTCTGCTGCTTGAAAAAGTTGCAGAACACTTGCAAACGCATATTGCTGAGACCTTAGCAGTGGACCTTCAAGGACTGACGAAG GTTGAAGCTAGGATCGTTGTTCTTGCAGTTCTACGAATGATCAAAGAGAACTATACTTTAG GACATTCTGTAAAAGATGACATGCTGATCGTCGTAGGTGAGGTTGATGGAGGCTCAACCACACAAAATTTAGAGGTAAAAGATGCAATAACCAAACTTCTGCAGGATGAATTGGGGCTCAAGGTTCTTGCAGCAGGAGCTAAAGTTGGACTTGATACTACAATAGAACCAGGGAACACTACTGATTCAGATCAAGATTTAGATGAAATGTCAGGGAGGGATGAACTACCTGCAGAGTTGATCTATTCCACGCGAAGACCCGTGGCTTTAGAAAGGCTAAAGGTAACCAGGGGATCACTGCAACATTGGCTGCGGAGAAGAAGTGCTCCTAGAAGGTGA
- the LOC117632359 gene encoding DNA topoisomerase 6 subunit A, producing the protein MADKKKRQTPTTVADKKKRRRPDPSSDDDTHHPFKSLLKPDPLILQTLDDLRSATASSSSSSKSITLADLAVGSTCREVSDLDLPSVQSEIELQMLKVIKSILDGNGFAFEVPSRAAANQLYVPELDRIVLKDKTSLRPYANVSTVRKATITARLLQLIHQLCLKNIHVTKRDLFYTDVKLFQDQTQSDSVLDDVSCMLGCTRSSLNVIASEKGVVVGRLIFSDNGDMIDCTKMGMGGKAIPPNIDRVGDMQSDALFILLVEKDAAYIRLAEDRFYNRFPCIIVTAKGQPDVATRLFLRKMKLELKLPVLALVDSDPYGLKILSVYGCGSKNMSYDSANLTTPDIKWLGIRPSDLDKYKIPEQCRLTMTDQDIKTGKEMLEEDFVKKNPKWVEELTLMVKTKQKAEIQALSTFGFQYLSETYLPLKLQEQDWI; encoded by the coding sequence ATGGCGGACAAGAAAAAACGCCAAACGCCGACAACGGTTGCGGACAAGAAGAAACGCCGTCGACCCGACCCGAGCTCCGACGACGACACCCATCACCCCTTCAAGAGCCTCCTCAAACCCGACCCGCTCATCCTCCAAACCCTCGACGACCTCCGCTCCGCCACCGCCTCCTCATCCTCTTCTTCCAAATCCATAACCCTCGCCGACCTCGCCGTCGGCTCCACTTGCCGCGAGGTCAGCGACCTCGACCTGCCGTCCGTCCAGTCGGAGATCGAGCTCCAGATGCTCAAGGTCATCAAATCCATCCTCGACGGCAACGGTTTCGCGTTCGAGGTCCCCTCACGCGCCGCCGCTAACCAGCTCTATGTTCCGGAGCTCGACCGCATTGTGCTAAAAGACAAAACTTCCCTCCGCCCCTACGCCAACGTCTCCACCGTCCGCAAGGCCACCATCACAGCTCGTCTTCTCCAGCTGATCCACCAGCTCTGCCTCAAGAACATCCACGTCACCAAGCGTGACCTGTTCTACACCGACGTCAAGCTCTTCCAGGACCAGACGCAGTCTGATTCGGTCCTCGACGACGTGTCGTGTATGCTCGGCTGCACTCGCTCGAGCCTCAATGTCATCGCCTCTGAGAAGGGTGTGGTTGTGGGTCGCCTGATTTTCAGCGACAATGGAGATATGATTGACTGCACGAAAATGGGAATGGGCGGGAAGGCCATCCCGCCCAATATTGACAGAGTTGGTGATATGCAGAGTGATGCTCTGTTTATATTGCTGGTTGAGAAGGATGCTGCTTATATTAGACTGGCTGAGGATCGGTTTTACAATCGATTTCCGTGCATTATCGTCACCGCCAAGGGACAGCCGGATGTTGCAACCAGGCTGTTTTTGAGGAAGATGAAGCTGGAATTGAAACTGCCGGTGTTGGCCCTTGTGGACAGTGATCCATACGGgctgaaaattttatctgttTATGGTTGTGGGTCGAAGAACATGTCGTATGACAGTGCCAACTTGACAACGCCGGATATAAAATGGTTGGGGATACGGCCCAGTGATTTGGACAAGTACAAGATACCGGAGCAGTGTAGGTTGACAATGACTGATCAGGATATTAAGACAGGGAAAGAAATGTTAGAGGAAGATTTTGTGAAGAAAAACCCGAAATGGGTTGAGGAGCTGACTCTTATGGTGAAAACCAAGCAAAAGGCAGAAATTCAAGCTTTGAGCACATTCGGCTTTCAATATCTCTCAGAGACTTATTTGCCGCTAAAACTGCAGGAGCAGGATTGGATATGA